In Methylocystis echinoides, one genomic interval encodes:
- a CDS encoding DUF2849 domain-containing protein has protein sequence MPALKHPQILLASNLTDGEVVFLGPSGWERDHVKARVAHDKDEAAALEAFGKAEIAANRVVDVYLADVAVGADGVPAPLHYREKMRVKGPSVRLDLGKQAAGGA, from the coding sequence ATGCCGGCGCTCAAACATCCACAGATTTTACTGGCGTCCAATCTCACCGACGGGGAGGTGGTGTTTCTCGGGCCCTCGGGCTGGGAGCGCGATCACGTCAAAGCGCGCGTCGCGCACGACAAGGACGAGGCGGCGGCGCTGGAGGCCTTCGGAAAAGCGGAGATCGCCGCCAATCGCGTCGTCGACGTTTATCTCGCCGACGTCGCCGTTGGCGCGGACGGCGTTCCGGCGCCGCTCCATTACCGAGAAAAAATGCGGGTCAAGGGACCGAGCGTGCGCCTCGATCTCGGCAAGCAGGCGGCGGGAGGCGCATGA
- a CDS encoding 2Fe-2S iron-sulfur cluster-binding protein — MSIALDIVDTRAAPLEPETPFLRVEDRNGVVHELAAVEGWRLMEILRDYGIGMENTCGGALACAECHVVLDAVSAARVPPPREDELEKLDELPMLYENSRLSCQIIWSDEMTGLSLKLAQET; from the coding sequence ATGAGTATTGCATTGGACATTGTCGACACGCGCGCTGCGCCGCTGGAGCCCGAGACGCCGTTTCTGCGCGTCGAGGACCGCAATGGCGTCGTTCATGAGCTCGCGGCCGTTGAAGGCTGGAGACTTATGGAAATCCTCCGCGATTACGGCATCGGTATGGAGAACACCTGCGGCGGCGCGCTCGCTTGCGCCGAATGTCACGTCGTGCTCGACGCCGTTTCCGCCGCCCGCGTGCCGCCGCCGCGCGAGGACGAGCTGGAAAAGCTCGACGAATTGCCGATGCTTTACGAAAATTCTCGCCTGAGCTGCCAGATCATCTGGTCGGACGAGATGACGGGGCTGTCGCTCAAACTGGCGCAGGAGACGTGA
- a CDS encoding aldo/keto reductase: protein MDYRKLGRTDLSVSAICLGSMTWGQQNTEKEGHEQLDYAFAQGVNFVDTAEIYSIPPRPETQGSTERIIGSWLAARKNRDKVIIATKVAGRGDASWLRDDGAKSVLDRQNIHFAIERSLERLQTDYVDLYQLHWPDRSLPLWGAGGTTYRRPSSRAEVPIEETLAALDELVKAGKVRHIGLSNETPWGVARFLRAAELGHGPRVVSIQNAYNLLNRTFEMGLAEFSEREQVGLLAYSPLAQGYLTGKYQGGARPPGARTTLFERAQRYEKPGVAAAIDAYLALARDLGADPAQLAIAYVTSRPFVTSNIIGATTMAQLRTDLDSMRLSITPEIEKRIDAIHQLHSNPAP from the coding sequence ATGGATTACCGAAAACTCGGACGCACCGATCTCTCCGTTTCGGCGATTTGCCTCGGCTCCATGACCTGGGGTCAGCAGAATACGGAGAAGGAAGGGCATGAGCAGCTCGACTACGCCTTTGCGCAAGGGGTCAATTTCGTCGACACAGCGGAAATCTATTCGATCCCGCCGCGACCCGAGACGCAGGGATCGACCGAACGCATCATCGGCTCCTGGCTCGCGGCGCGAAAGAACCGCGACAAGGTGATCATCGCGACGAAAGTCGCCGGCCGAGGCGACGCAAGCTGGTTGCGCGACGACGGCGCCAAGTCCGTCCTCGACCGCCAGAACATTCATTTCGCCATCGAGCGCTCGCTGGAGCGCCTGCAGACCGACTACGTCGATCTTTATCAGTTGCACTGGCCCGACCGCTCCCTGCCGCTGTGGGGCGCTGGCGGCACGACCTATCGGCGCCCGTCCAGCCGGGCCGAGGTCCCGATCGAGGAAACGCTCGCGGCGCTCGATGAACTGGTGAAGGCCGGCAAGGTCCGCCATATCGGCCTCTCCAATGAAACGCCCTGGGGCGTCGCGCGCTTTCTGCGCGCCGCCGAGCTTGGACACGGCCCCCGCGTCGTTTCGATCCAGAACGCCTATAACCTGCTCAACCGCACCTTCGAGATGGGGCTCGCGGAATTTTCCGAGCGCGAACAGGTCGGGCTGCTCGCCTATTCGCCGCTCGCGCAAGGTTATCTCACCGGGAAATATCAGGGCGGCGCCCGCCCGCCCGGCGCGCGCACGACGCTCTTCGAACGCGCCCAGCGCTATGAAAAGCCGGGGGTGGCGGCGGCGATCGACGCCTATCTCGCGCTCGCCCGCGACCTCGGGGCCGATCCGGCGCAACTCGCGATCGCCTATGTGACGTCGCGGCCCTTCGTGACGTCGAACATCATCGGGGCCACAACGATGGCGCAGCTTAGAACAGATCTGGACTCGATGCGGCTCTCGATCACGCCCGAGATAGAGAAACGTATCGACGCGATTCACCAGCTGCACAGCAATCCGGCGCCGTGA
- a CDS encoding YqgE/AlgH family protein, which produces MSGLHRKQEAARPERFVESGGRRFLDGQLLVAMPGMADERFARSVIYLCAHSEDGAMGIVVNQPSRVKNFPELLVQLQVIAPQERISLPRGAEEIQVLSGGPVQTDRGFVLHTPDFFLDNSTLPIDDGVSLTATVDILRAIAAGEGPNRALLALGYAGWDAGQLEDEIQRNGWLHCPADPALLFDRDLPSKYTRALRSMGVDLERLSSSAGHA; this is translated from the coding sequence ATGAGCGGACTGCACAGGAAGCAAGAAGCGGCGAGACCGGAACGATTCGTGGAGAGCGGCGGGCGCCGGTTTCTTGACGGACAGCTTTTGGTCGCCATGCCCGGGATGGCGGACGAGCGCTTCGCGCGCTCGGTCATTTATCTCTGCGCGCATTCGGAAGACGGCGCGATGGGCATTGTCGTCAATCAGCCGTCGCGGGTGAAGAACTTCCCGGAATTGCTGGTGCAGCTTCAGGTGATCGCCCCGCAGGAGCGCATCAGCCTGCCGCGCGGCGCGGAAGAGATCCAGGTGCTGTCCGGCGGGCCGGTTCAGACGGATCGCGGCTTCGTGCTGCATACGCCCGACTTCTTCCTCGATAATTCCACGCTCCCCATCGACGACGGCGTGTCGCTCACCGCCACGGTCGACATTCTGCGCGCCATCGCCGCCGGAGAGGGGCCGAATCGGGCGCTGTTGGCGCTGGGTTACGCTGGCTGGGACGCCGGCCAGCTCGAAGACGAAATCCAGCGCAACGGCTGGCTGCACTGCCCTGCCGATCCGGCGCTGCTGTTCGACCGGGATCTTCCCAGCAAATACACGCGCGCGCTGCGGTCCATGGGCGTCGATCTGGAGCGGCTGTCGTCGAGCGCGGGTCACGCTTAG
- a CDS encoding protein-disulfide reductase DsbD domain-containing protein, giving the protein MPNLTLKSVRGAVPAAFIALAALAVGPARAADSDFATAPAKGTISAVRLLSAGPIQGGAYRAGVEIALAPKTVTYWRQPGEAGTPPVFDFSKSTNVAKIETAFPAPKHIDEAGSVVAGYDETVVFPLTITPKNPKAPVTLAMRLDYAACGKICLPAKAELSLALPQSGASPFAATIAAAEKRVPAKIGAAEAGKRLSISKAADGAWRLSVAGPGKAQDVFAEVQEPLFIESKSDGSAFLLTLFSAGQNPKGADATVTVVTDKGAFEAPARLE; this is encoded by the coding sequence ATGCCCAATCTTACGCTCAAGTCCGTCCGCGGCGCCGTTCCCGCCGCTTTCATCGCCCTCGCCGCCTTGGCCGTCGGCCCGGCCCGCGCCGCCGACTCCGACTTTGCGACGGCCCCCGCGAAAGGAACCATCTCCGCCGTCCGCCTGCTCTCGGCCGGCCCGATACAGGGCGGCGCCTATCGCGCCGGCGTCGAAATCGCTCTCGCGCCCAAGACGGTCACCTATTGGCGTCAGCCGGGCGAGGCCGGCACGCCGCCGGTTTTCGATTTCTCGAAATCGACGAATGTTGCAAAAATCGAAACCGCTTTCCCCGCGCCGAAACATATCGACGAAGCGGGCTCGGTCGTCGCCGGCTATGACGAGACCGTCGTCTTTCCGCTGACAATCACCCCGAAGAACCCAAAGGCGCCGGTGACGCTCGCCATGAGGCTCGACTACGCCGCCTGCGGCAAAATCTGCTTGCCGGCGAAGGCGGAGCTGTCCCTCGCTCTGCCGCAGTCCGGCGCCTCGCCTTTCGCCGCGACGATCGCGGCCGCGGAAAAGCGCGTGCCGGCCAAGATCGGCGCCGCCGAGGCCGGGAAGCGGCTCTCGATCAGCAAGGCCGCCGACGGCGCCTGGCGGCTGAGCGTCGCGGGTCCCGGCAAGGCGCAGGACGTTTTTGCGGAGGTTCAGGAGCCGCTCTTCATCGAGAGCAAGTCCGACGGCTCAGCGTTCTTGTTGACGCTGTTCTCAGCCGGCCAAAATCCGAAAGGCGCGGACGCGACAGTGACCGTGGTGACCGACAAGGGCGCTTTCGAGGCCCCCGCGCGCCTCGAGTGA
- a CDS encoding glycosyltransferase family 2 protein: MLGLLQFLVDAVAYFCVLILVAIGVGYLVVIGRFLYDWLRGARDPQAPAVADTDLPHVLLQIPVFNEPLVTEQSLRCVAQLDWPKDKLRIQLLDDSTDETTARAAAVAEELRADGTVIDHVRRTDRSGFKAGACAHGLTLTDEPFIAMLDADFRPPADWLKRTVPLFLTDPRAGFVQSRCEFQNYETNWLTRAQGLIQDGHYMVEQRSRALAGWLFQFNGTGGIWRRATIEDAGGWSDYSLCEDLDLTVRAELKGWRGLFVSEPPIPGQVPDGIRDFRRQQRRWSNGFVQVAQKTILPIWEAPWPLAKRVMAISLIAHQIFFPAAAIGLIAFVVGALLHGSFEPYLGLLELVGVMTLLVALGITLAPYLALKRGTVADYAKTVGSVPPLFIYLAFANGAKILQTLRGRKSTFKRTPKQETATADAATVEVEAE, translated from the coding sequence CTGCTCGGACTCCTCCAGTTCCTGGTCGACGCGGTCGCCTATTTCTGCGTCTTGATCCTGGTCGCCATCGGCGTCGGCTATCTCGTGGTCATCGGCCGGTTCCTCTACGATTGGCTGCGCGGCGCGCGCGACCCGCAGGCGCCGGCGGTTGCGGACACGGATTTGCCGCATGTTCTGTTGCAGATCCCCGTTTTCAACGAGCCGCTTGTCACCGAGCAATCCTTGCGCTGCGTCGCCCAACTCGACTGGCCGAAGGATAAGTTGCGAATCCAGCTTCTCGACGATTCGACCGACGAGACGACCGCGCGCGCCGCGGCCGTCGCGGAGGAATTGCGCGCCGATGGGACGGTTATCGACCATGTGCGGCGCACCGATCGCTCGGGCTTCAAGGCCGGGGCCTGCGCCCACGGGCTGACCCTGACCGATGAACCCTTCATCGCCATGCTGGACGCGGATTTCCGTCCCCCGGCGGATTGGCTCAAGCGGACCGTGCCGCTGTTCCTCACCGACCCGCGCGCCGGCTTCGTTCAGTCGCGCTGCGAATTCCAAAATTATGAGACCAATTGGCTCACGCGGGCGCAGGGCCTGATCCAGGACGGCCATTACATGGTCGAGCAGCGCTCCCGCGCGCTTGCCGGCTGGCTGTTCCAGTTCAACGGCACGGGCGGAATCTGGCGGCGCGCCACGATCGAGGACGCCGGCGGCTGGTCCGATTATTCGCTGTGCGAGGACCTCGACCTGACCGTGCGCGCAGAACTTAAAGGCTGGCGCGGCCTCTTCGTCTCCGAGCCGCCGATCCCCGGACAGGTGCCGGACGGCATCCGCGACTTCCGCCGGCAGCAGCGGCGCTGGTCCAACGGCTTCGTTCAGGTCGCGCAGAAGACGATCCTGCCGATCTGGGAGGCCCCCTGGCCGCTCGCCAAGCGGGTGATGGCGATTTCGCTCATCGCGCACCAGATTTTCTTCCCGGCGGCGGCGATCGGGCTCATCGCCTTCGTCGTCGGGGCGCTGTTGCACGGCTCGTTCGAGCCTTATTTGGGGCTTCTCGAACTCGTCGGCGTGATGACGCTGCTGGTGGCGCTCGGCATTACGCTCGCCCCCTACCTTGCGCTGAAACGCGGCACGGTGGCCGATTACGCCAAGACCGTGGGCTCGGTGCCGCCGCTGTTCATCTATCTCGCCTTCGCCAATGGCGCGAAGATCCTGCAGACGCTGCGGGGTCGCAAATCGACCTTCAAGCGCACGCCCAAGCAGGAGACGGCGACGGCCGACGCGGCGACCGTGGAGGTCGAGGCGGAGTAA
- a CDS encoding glycosyltransferase, with translation MNPAVILTWAAALYWLAAMALLVISVVGTILQPRIAARRAARRDQPPVSIVLPVKLLEDGFERTQESAFAQLYPAFDVTVSSTEGESPAVRKMREIFARHPERPARVLLSTARFAASPKVDNLYAPFMQAAHDVILMKDANVMLEPEALAEHIRQLTAEVGLVCAIPYCAKLDNFPAHVEAAIINGPHARMLFLASCLGQGHGVGKIMLFRRSDFLRAGGFDAISHTVGEDNALAKAIRRIGKRPVFSHWPVRQELGARAFADVYHRQVRWSVIRRNDELLSFLLEPICQAFPAVMAGGLAAPLIGAPPAAGVVATFLAWFALETLLSMAKGWQLSLAAPAVFIVREAMMLAVWVNAWMTDRVVWARDKVHARVAAPPAPPAQEEG, from the coding sequence GTGAATCCTGCCGTCATCCTGACATGGGCCGCCGCCCTCTATTGGCTGGCGGCGATGGCGCTTCTTGTGATTTCGGTCGTGGGCACAATCCTGCAGCCGCGCATCGCCGCGCGCCGCGCGGCGCGGCGCGACCAGCCGCCGGTTTCGATCGTGCTGCCGGTCAAGCTTCTCGAGGACGGTTTCGAGCGCACGCAGGAGTCGGCCTTCGCGCAGCTCTACCCGGCGTTCGACGTAACCGTCTCCTCGACCGAGGGGGAGTCCCCGGCCGTGAGAAAAATGCGGGAGATTTTCGCCCGCCACCCCGAACGGCCGGCGCGCGTGCTGCTTTCCACCGCGCGTTTCGCCGCGAGCCCCAAGGTCGATAATCTCTACGCGCCCTTCATGCAGGCCGCTCACGACGTGATCCTCATGAAGGACGCCAATGTGATGCTCGAGCCCGAGGCCTTGGCCGAGCACATCCGCCAGCTGACCGCGGAGGTTGGCCTCGTCTGCGCCATTCCCTATTGCGCCAAGCTCGACAATTTCCCCGCCCATGTCGAGGCGGCGATCATCAACGGCCCGCATGCGCGCATGCTGTTCCTCGCCTCCTGCCTCGGACAGGGGCACGGCGTGGGCAAGATCATGCTGTTTCGGCGTTCGGATTTTCTGCGGGCAGGCGGTTTCGACGCAATCTCGCACACTGTCGGCGAGGACAATGCGCTCGCCAAGGCGATACGCCGAATCGGCAAGCGGCCGGTTTTTTCGCACTGGCCGGTGCGCCAGGAGCTCGGCGCGCGCGCCTTCGCGGACGTTTATCACAGACAAGTGCGCTGGAGCGTGATTCGCCGCAACGACGAGTTGCTGTCCTTCCTGCTGGAGCCGATTTGCCAAGCTTTTCCGGCGGTTATGGCAGGAGGGCTGGCGGCGCCGCTGATTGGCGCGCCGCCTGCCGCGGGCGTCGTCGCCACCTTTCTGGCGTGGTTTGCCCTCGAGACATTGCTTTCCATGGCCAAAGGATGGCAGTTATCTCTAGCGGCGCCAGCGGTTTTTATCGTCCGTGAGGCAATGATGCTCGCGGTCTGGGTGAACGCCTGGATGACCGACCGGGTGGTCTGGGCGAGGGACAAGGTCCACGCGCGCGTCGCGGCGCCGCCGGCGCCTCCCGCGCAAGAAGAAGGATAA
- a CDS encoding SDR family NAD(P)-dependent oxidoreductase, translated as MTQRLLITGASSGIGRALALAYAKDGASLFLLGRDAARLEAAAEACRAAGAAEVEARVADVRDRAAMARLVEAAHAARPLDILVANAGVATGLSPGQVLETPDAVRAMMAINVNGVFNTVEPAIPAMCGRGGGQIAIVGSMAGVRSLPYSPAYCAAKASVHMWADCLRGRLAPHGVKVSLIVPGFVETPMSARTKSWQPGAISDARAAEIIKRGLDRRRPVIAFPGYMYVAMRFFSLLPPALVDGVMRRFHVEVPESLERGEGT; from the coding sequence GTGACGCAGCGCCTGCTCATCACCGGCGCCTCGTCGGGCATCGGCCGCGCTCTGGCGCTCGCTTATGCGAAAGACGGCGCGAGCCTTTTCCTGCTCGGCCGCGACGCGGCGCGGCTCGAGGCGGCGGCCGAGGCCTGCCGCGCCGCCGGCGCCGCCGAGGTCGAGGCCCGCGTCGCGGACGTGCGCGACCGCGCGGCGATGGCGCGGCTGGTCGAAGCGGCCCATGCGGCGCGGCCGCTCGACATTCTCGTGGCCAACGCCGGGGTGGCGACGGGCCTGTCGCCGGGGCAGGTGCTCGAGACGCCCGACGCGGTTCGCGCCATGATGGCGATCAACGTCAACGGCGTCTTCAATACGGTCGAGCCGGCGATCCCGGCGATGTGCGGGCGCGGCGGGGGCCAGATCGCGATTGTCGGCTCCATGGCGGGCGTGCGGAGCCTGCCCTATTCGCCCGCCTATTGCGCCGCCAAGGCCAGCGTGCACATGTGGGCCGACTGCCTGCGCGGCCGGCTTGCGCCGCATGGCGTCAAAGTGAGCCTCATCGTGCCGGGCTTCGTCGAGACGCCCATGTCGGCGCGCACCAAATCATGGCAGCCAGGGGCCATTTCGGACGCGAGGGCGGCCGAGATCATCAAGCGGGGCCTCGACCGGCGCCGCCCGGTCATCGCCTTCCCCGGCTACATGTATGTCGCCATGCGCTTCTTCAGCCTGCTGCCGCCGGCGCTGGTCGACGGGGTCATGCGGCGTTTCCATGTCGAGGTGCCCGAATCTCTCGAGCGCGGCGAGGGAACGTGA
- a CDS encoding MaoC/PaaZ C-terminal domain-containing protein: MSGEIAVGDKLPESVIGPFDAAALTRYADVSGDDNPLHLDDALAAKIGLAAPPVHGMKLLAAFEPMLKNWRGDLQLVGLSAKFIQPILRGETVTLSGRVLRASRDEIFVRLFAHGASRTPGIIGEATLRRETPT; this comes from the coding sequence ATGAGCGGCGAGATCGCCGTTGGCGACAAGCTGCCTGAAAGCGTCATCGGCCCCTTCGACGCCGCGGCCCTGACGCGCTATGCGGACGTCTCGGGCGACGACAATCCGCTGCATCTCGACGACGCGCTCGCGGCGAAGATCGGCCTCGCCGCGCCGCCGGTGCATGGCATGAAGCTCCTCGCCGCTTTCGAACCGATGCTGAAAAACTGGCGCGGGGATTTGCAGCTGGTCGGGCTCTCGGCGAAGTTCATTCAGCCGATCCTGCGCGGCGAGACGGTGACGCTCTCCGGCCGGGTGCTGCGCGCGTCGCGCGACGAGATTTTCGTCCGCCTCTTCGCTCATGGCGCCTCGCGCACGCCGGGGATTATTGGCGAGGCGACGCTGCGGCGGGAGACGCCGACATGA
- a CDS encoding beta-ketoacyl-[acyl-carrier-protein] synthase family protein, which yields MPASRGGDRGRRVVVSGMGAVCASGVGARRLWEAARDGVSQIRPLKTERPYDGRIKIAAQVPDFDPAAYIEPAVLPFCDPFTQFAVVAADEAMAQAGLSRADVAGPRTAVIMGTGIGGMTTIEDGIYKYYVERTRPDTLSVPKLIPSAMPTTISARFSALGPTFAVGSACSSASQSVGIGLQMIRAGMVDRAIVGGAEACVINATIRAWEGLRVMTPNLCRPFSKGRNGMSLGEGGAVFVLETAEAARARGHAPLCELAGYATTSDAKDPVRPDLDGASSCIALALEDAGLAPRDVHYVNAHGTATHANDITESEAILRVFGDYGRDVPVSSTKPIHGHALGASGGLELAITIEALRAQTVPPTINFLEFDSSCPIDAVPNAARAHKIDAAMSNSFAFGGINAVLVVRHA from the coding sequence ATGCCGGCTTCGCGCGGGGGAGACCGAGGACGCAGGGTCGTCGTCTCGGGCATGGGCGCCGTCTGCGCCTCGGGCGTCGGCGCGCGCAGGCTGTGGGAAGCCGCGCGCGACGGCGTCTCGCAAATCCGTCCCCTCAAGACGGAGCGCCCCTATGACGGGCGCATCAAGATCGCCGCGCAAGTGCCGGATTTCGATCCCGCCGCCTACATCGAGCCTGCCGTCCTGCCTTTCTGCGACCCCTTTACGCAATTCGCGGTGGTCGCGGCGGACGAGGCGATGGCGCAGGCGGGGCTCAGCCGCGCCGACGTCGCCGGGCCGCGCACCGCCGTCATCATGGGCACGGGCATCGGCGGGATGACGACCATCGAGGACGGCATCTACAAATACTACGTCGAGCGCACGCGGCCCGACACGCTGAGCGTGCCCAAGCTCATCCCCAGCGCCATGCCGACGACGATCAGCGCGCGCTTTTCGGCGCTGGGTCCGACATTCGCCGTCGGCAGCGCCTGCTCGTCGGCGAGCCAGTCGGTGGGGATCGGCCTGCAGATGATCCGGGCCGGCATGGTCGACAGGGCCATCGTCGGCGGCGCCGAGGCCTGCGTGATCAACGCGACGATCCGCGCCTGGGAGGGCCTGCGGGTGATGACGCCCAATCTCTGCCGCCCCTTCTCCAAGGGCCGCAACGGCATGTCGCTGGGCGAGGGCGGCGCCGTCTTCGTGCTGGAGACGGCGGAGGCGGCGCGCGCCAGGGGCCATGCGCCGCTCTGCGAACTCGCCGGCTACGCCACGACGAGCGACGCCAAGGACCCGGTGCGGCCGGACCTCGACGGGGCGTCGAGCTGCATTGCGCTGGCGCTGGAGGACGCCGGGCTCGCGCCGCGCGACGTGCATTACGTCAACGCGCATGGCACCGCGACCCACGCCAATGACATCACCGAGTCGGAGGCGATCCTGCGCGTCTTCGGCGATTACGGGCGCGACGTGCCGGTTTCGTCCACCAAGCCGATCCACGGCCATGCGCTGGGCGCGAGCGGCGGGCTGGAGCTTGCGATCACCATCGAGGCGCTGCGCGCCCAAACCGTCCCGCCGACCATCAATTTCCTCGAATTCGATTCGAGCTGCCCCATCGACGCCGTGCCGAATGCGGCGCGAGCGCACAAGATCGACGCGGCGATGTCCAATTCCTTCGCCTTTGGCGGCATCAACGCCGTTCTTGTGGTGCGGCATGCCTGA
- a CDS encoding phosphopantetheine-binding protein, with product MTDQPQDLSKLKEDIIEVIASEGMVDRSKVTPDATIESLDLKSVDIVMILTALEEKFNVYIPMDGSLQEAKTVESLIDAIAQHIQKERETQ from the coding sequence GTGACCGATCAGCCCCAAGACCTTTCCAAGCTGAAGGAAGACATCATCGAAGTCATCGCCTCCGAGGGCATGGTCGACCGCAGCAAGGTCACGCCCGATGCGACGATCGAGAGTCTGGACCTCAAGTCCGTCGACATCGTCATGATCCTCACGGCGCTCGAGGAGAAGTTCAACGTCTACATTCCGATGGATGGATCGTTGCAGGAGGCGAAGACCGTCGAAAGCCTCATCGACGCCATCGCCCAGCACATTCAGAAAGAGCGCGAGACCCAGTAA
- a CDS encoding methylmalonyl-CoA mutase family protein, which yields MRGQHDMSANETAIAGVFPQPTEEQWRKLVDKALKGGSFDALISKTYDGAALAPLYPRARDAGPRALRRTPGRWSILGRVDLADAEAANKLALEDLEGGADGLHIVFAGSQGAYGAGLTSDGDATIAHLLENVRLDYGIPLLVEASPRAPNAAAAIMRYVDSHHIEPSITRISFGLDPLGLQALHGFAPAPWAQGAKSFAEAVKTIAKAGFGAGVAVADARVIHAAGGSETQELAFALAAGVAYLRALTDNGLDVETARSLIALRLAADADEFLGVAKFRAARRLWARVEEACGLSPKPVLIFAETAWRNMSRRDPWNNILRGTLATFSAAVGGADTITVLPFTQASGVADGFARRLARDTQLVLQDESHIDVVDDPTSGAGGFESLTEELCARAWAAFQEIEADGGLPAALEKGTFQGRVAATAGERAKRAARAKEKVIGANEFPDIHEKPLDVLAPFDASRQSADAPAGAIKTTPLPPHRLSQPFERLRDESDACAQKSGSRPKIFLANLGTVAAFTARANFAKNFFEAGGIEAVFGPETESTADLTAAFRASGAKLACLCASDRIYADAASPAALALKGAGAKLYSAGRPGELEETLRNAGVTEFIYVGCDMYDVLQRALEEAK from the coding sequence ATGAGGGGTCAGCACGACATGAGCGCCAATGAGACAGCCATTGCCGGGGTTTTTCCACAGCCGACCGAGGAGCAGTGGCGCAAACTCGTCGACAAGGCCCTGAAAGGCGGCTCCTTCGACGCGCTCATCTCGAAGACCTATGACGGCGCGGCCCTCGCCCCGCTCTACCCCCGCGCCAGGGACGCCGGGCCGCGGGCGCTGCGCCGCACGCCGGGCCGCTGGTCGATCCTCGGGCGCGTCGACCTCGCCGACGCCGAGGCCGCCAACAAGCTTGCGCTCGAAGATCTCGAAGGCGGCGCCGACGGCCTTCATATCGTTTTCGCCGGATCGCAGGGCGCCTATGGGGCGGGCCTGACGAGCGACGGCGACGCTACGATCGCGCATCTCCTCGAGAACGTTCGCCTCGATTACGGCATCCCCCTGCTCGTCGAAGCCTCCCCGCGCGCGCCGAACGCCGCGGCGGCGATCATGCGCTACGTCGACAGCCATCACATCGAGCCGTCGATCACGCGCATCTCCTTCGGCCTCGATCCGCTCGGCCTGCAGGCGCTGCACGGCTTTGCGCCGGCCCCCTGGGCGCAAGGCGCGAAGAGCTTCGCCGAGGCGGTGAAGACGATCGCCAAAGCCGGCTTCGGGGCGGGCGTGGCGGTCGCCGACGCGCGCGTGATCCACGCCGCAGGCGGTTCGGAGACGCAGGAGCTCGCCTTCGCCCTTGCCGCCGGCGTCGCCTATCTGCGCGCGCTGACCGACAATGGCCTCGACGTCGAGACGGCGCGGTCGCTCATCGCGCTGCGCTTGGCGGCCGACGCCGACGAATTTCTCGGCGTCGCCAAGTTCCGCGCCGCGCGCCGCCTCTGGGCCCGCGTCGAGGAAGCCTGCGGACTTTCTCCCAAGCCCGTCCTGATCTTCGCCGAAACCGCCTGGCGGAATATGTCGCGCCGCGACCCCTGGAACAACATCTTGCGCGGCACGCTCGCGACCTTCTCGGCGGCGGTTGGCGGCGCGGACACGATCACCGTCCTGCCCTTCACCCAGGCTTCCGGCGTCGCCGACGGCTTCGCCCGCCGCCTCGCCCGCGACACGCAGCTCGTCTTGCAGGACGAGTCCCATATCGACGTCGTCGACGACCCGACGAGCGGGGCGGGCGGCTTCGAGTCCCTGACGGAGGAGCTCTGCGCGCGCGCCTGGGCCGCCTTCCAGGAGATCGAGGCCGACGGCGGCCTGCCGGCGGCGCTCGAAAAGGGGACCTTCCAGGGCCGCGTGGCGGCGACCGCCGGCGAACGCGCCAAGCGAGCGGCCCGCGCGAAAGAAAAGGTGATCGGGGCCAACGAGTTCCCCGACATTCACGAAAAGCCGCTCGACGTCCTCGCGCCCTTCGACGCGTCACGCCAGTCGGCCGATGCGCCCGCCGGCGCGATCAAGACCACGCCGCTGCCGCCCCACCGCCTTTCTCAGCCCTTCGAGCGGCTGCGCGACGAGTCCGACGCCTGCGCCCAGAAAAGCGGCAGTCGGCCGAAAATCTTCCTTGCCAATCTCGGCACGGTCGCAGCTTTCACGGCGCGCGCCAACTTCGCCAAGAACTTCTTCGAAGCGGGCGGAATCGAAGCCGTTTTCGGCCCCGAGACGGAGTCGACCGCGGATTTGACGGCCGCTTTCCGGGCGTCTGGCGCAAAACTCGCTTGCCTGTGCGCGTCGGATCGGATTTATGCAGATGCTGCGTCGCCGGCCGCGCTTGCGCTGAAAGGCGCCGGCGCCAAGCTCTATTCCGCCGGGCGGCCGGGCGAGTTGGAGGAGACGCTGCGCAACGCGGGCGTCACTGAATTCATCTACGTCGGCTGCGACATGTATGACGTGCTGCAGCGCGCGCTGGAGGAGGCCAAATGA